A single window of Coleofasciculus sp. FACHB-T130 DNA harbors:
- a CDS encoding C1 family peptidase, which yields MSNLRYSPKLAYVQHSTGKKLKLGGYRPDTKDANDKKYEAHRFQAEKLPPRVDLRHYLTPVEDQGDVGSCTGNAMAGAYEYLAMRQLGTAGDVSRLFIYYNARSLAGEIEEDAGATLRNCIQVLRKMGACSELTWPYHPERLFHRPHDQAYEEATQFLIDDAERIDVDLYAMKHCLAEGYPFAFGLQLFDSFMREGNKGIPMPNPEREESQGGHAMLCVGYSDKDRVFVVRNSWGAHWGDKGYCYIPYDYMTNPEYCDDCWTIRSVTDLDYSRGVWSDDDASFLDDIIPLIGDALDISDADIGSDEEEYEEAVAEDEEYVEEEDEEYVEDEEDIEAVAEDEEYVEDEEYEEAVAEDEEYVEDEEDIEAVAEDEDEESEGEEYDEDEEAVEEDEEYVEDEEDIEAVAEDEDEEYEDEEYGEDEEAVEEYDEDVEELDEEYDSETLEEE from the coding sequence ATGTCGAATCTTCGCTATTCGCCCAAACTTGCTTACGTCCAGCATTCGACCGGCAAAAAGTTGAAATTAGGCGGCTATCGACCCGACACAAAGGATGCGAACGATAAGAAATACGAGGCTCATCGATTTCAAGCCGAAAAGCTGCCGCCAAGAGTCGATTTGCGTCACTACCTGACTCCGGTAGAAGATCAGGGGGACGTGGGAAGTTGCACGGGGAATGCGATGGCGGGAGCTTACGAGTACCTGGCAATGCGCCAACTCGGTACCGCCGGGGATGTAAGCCGGTTGTTTATTTATTACAATGCGCGATCGCTCGCCGGAGAAATCGAAGAAGACGCCGGAGCAACACTTCGCAATTGCATCCAGGTATTGCGAAAGATGGGCGCTTGTTCTGAGTTAACCTGGCCCTATCACCCAGAGCGATTGTTTCACCGTCCCCACGACCAAGCTTATGAGGAAGCAACCCAGTTCTTGATCGACGATGCTGAGCGAATTGACGTGGATTTGTACGCCATGAAGCATTGTCTAGCCGAGGGCTATCCGTTTGCCTTTGGGTTACAGCTTTTCGATTCGTTCATGAGGGAGGGAAATAAGGGGATTCCCATGCCCAACCCGGAGCGAGAGGAGTCTCAAGGCGGTCACGCGATGTTGTGCGTCGGCTACTCGGACAAAGATCGGGTATTTGTGGTTCGCAATTCTTGGGGCGCACACTGGGGAGACAAGGGATACTGTTACATTCCCTACGACTACATGACCAATCCCGAATATTGTGATGACTGCTGGACGATTCGCAGCGTCACCGACCTCGACTATAGCCGAGGCGTTTGGAGTGATGATGACGCCTCCTTTTTGGATGACATTATCCCGCTGATTGGCGATGCTCTCGATATTTCAGACGCCGACATCGGCAGTGACGAGGAAGAGTACGAAGAAGCCGTCGCCGAAGACGAAGAATATGTCGAAGAGGAAGATGAAGAATACGTCGAAGACGAAGAAGACATAGAAGCTGTCGCCGAAGACGAAGAATACGTCGAGGATGAAGAATACGAAGAAGCCGTCGCCGAAGATGAAGAATACGTCGAAGACGAAGAGGATATAGAAGCCGTCGCCGAAGACGAAGACGAAGAATCTGAAGGCGAGGAATACGACGAAGATGAAGAAGCTGTAGAGGAAGACGAAGAATACGTCGAAGATGAAGAGGATATAGAAGCCGTCGCCGAAGACGAAGACGAAGAATACGAAGACGAGGAATACGGCGAAGACGAAGAAGCTGTAGAGGAATACGATGAAGATGTCGAGGAGCTAGACGAAGAGTACGACTCAGAAACCCTCGAAGAAGAGTAA
- the cobJ gene encoding precorrin-3B C(17)-methyltransferase produces MVLLLGDFQPLAAIATTPTGAQKLQPLCQSTGATLWVPESLSDVVETRAIASAKVYRGSLKDHLATLWNTHRGFVFCLASGAVVRLIAPLLQDKSSDPAVVVVDENSQFVISLCSGHQGGADRLAQAIALTIGATPVLTGASAGLGLPAVDMLGVPFGWNRGEGDWTGVSAAVARGERVQVIQEAGSTLWQSHLPEKHPFDFRVPEYLASQSEMVQSNQEPDRSKSSQARIWISPTQQRFSSESRLPTVQWHPRVLWVGIGCERGTSKALIETAIGQVFEKNHLAQEAIAGIATIDIKADEVGLVELCRDRHLPLRTFPADILRSVSVPTPSAVVEAEVGTPSVAEAAAIHAASVGAEDIAPLKVAKQVFKLEGQPGAVTVAIAQSEREYTGRTGCLLLVGTGPGKLDQMTPAAQTAVSCADAIIGYSLYIDLISPLLHPGQIVEALPITQERQRAERAIELANWGLTVAVVSSGDCGIYGMAGLVMEELQVKGWDGKTPGVQVFPGITALQAAASRVGAPLMHDFCAISLSDLLTPWEVIEKRLTAAAQADFVTALYNPRSQTRTQQIAIAQTIFLQYRDRQTPVAIVKSAYREDEQITLITLEKLLDTPIDMLTTVLIGNSSTRTHADWMITPRGYLGFDAGFDAKIH; encoded by the coding sequence ATGGTATTACTGTTAGGTGATTTTCAGCCACTAGCCGCGATCGCGACTACTCCCACGGGTGCCCAAAAACTACAGCCGCTTTGTCAATCTACGGGTGCTACTCTTTGGGTTCCAGAGTCTCTAAGCGATGTTGTAGAGACAAGGGCGATCGCATCAGCCAAAGTTTATCGCGGTTCCCTCAAAGACCACCTAGCGACCTTGTGGAATACACATCGGGGCTTTGTTTTCTGCTTGGCATCTGGAGCCGTGGTGCGTTTGATTGCACCCTTATTGCAAGATAAATCCAGCGATCCAGCAGTGGTCGTGGTAGATGAAAATAGTCAGTTTGTTATTAGTCTATGTAGCGGTCATCAGGGAGGGGCGGATCGGTTGGCACAAGCGATCGCCCTTACGATTGGGGCAACACCAGTCTTGACGGGTGCCTCCGCTGGTTTAGGACTACCCGCAGTGGATATGCTGGGCGTTCCTTTTGGCTGGAATCGAGGCGAGGGAGACTGGACGGGCGTTAGTGCAGCAGTGGCGAGAGGGGAACGAGTACAAGTCATTCAGGAAGCGGGTTCTACTTTATGGCAAAGTCATCTTCCTGAGAAACATCCATTTGATTTTAGGGTTCCAGAATATCTCGCTAGCCAATCAGAGATGGTTCAATCTAACCAGGAACCCGATCGTTCAAAATCATCCCAGGCGAGGATTTGGATTAGCCCCACCCAGCAACGATTTTCCTCAGAATCAAGGCTGCCAACAGTCCAGTGGCATCCTAGAGTCTTGTGGGTGGGAATCGGCTGCGAACGAGGAACCTCGAAAGCATTGATAGAAACAGCGATTGGGCAGGTGTTTGAGAAAAATCACTTAGCCCAAGAAGCGATCGCCGGGATTGCCACCATCGACATTAAAGCCGATGAAGTTGGGCTAGTGGAATTATGTCGCGATCGCCACTTGCCTTTGCGAACGTTCCCGGCTGATATTCTGCGTTCCGTTAGCGTTCCCACTCCCTCAGCGGTTGTGGAAGCAGAAGTCGGAACGCCCAGCGTCGCAGAAGCCGCAGCGATTCATGCAGCATCTGTCGGGGCGGAAGACATTGCGCCGCTGAAAGTGGCAAAACAAGTTTTTAAATTAGAAGGGCAACCAGGGGCGGTGACGGTAGCGATCGCACAATCCGAACGAGAATATACGGGTCGCACAGGCTGTTTATTGCTAGTAGGTACGGGACCTGGGAAATTAGACCAAATGACTCCAGCGGCTCAAACCGCCGTATCCTGCGCTGACGCCATCATTGGTTACTCTCTCTATATCGATCTGATTTCTCCTTTGCTGCACCCAGGACAGATTGTAGAAGCGTTACCGATTACCCAGGAACGGCAACGGGCAGAACGAGCAATAGAATTAGCGAATTGGGGATTAACCGTAGCGGTTGTTTCTTCTGGAGATTGCGGCATCTACGGCATGGCTGGGTTAGTCATGGAAGAACTCCAAGTCAAAGGCTGGGATGGCAAAACGCCAGGAGTGCAGGTGTTTCCGGGAATTACCGCCCTACAAGCTGCCGCCTCGCGAGTGGGTGCGCCTTTGATGCACGACTTCTGCGCGATTAGTTTGAGCGACTTGCTGACTCCCTGGGAGGTGATTGAAAAGCGCCTGACAGCTGCCGCGCAAGCAGATTTTGTCACCGCACTTTATAATCCGCGATCGCAAACTCGAACTCAACAGATCGCGATCGCCCAAACTATCTTTCTGCAATATCGCGATCGCCAAACGCCGGTAGCGATCGTGAAATCAGCTTATCGAGAAGACGAACAAATTACGCTGATTACACTTGAGAAATTACTCGATACTCCGATTGATATGCTGACAACGGTACTCATTGGCAATAGCAGCACTCGCACCCACGCTGATTGGATGATTACCCCACGCGGCTACTTAGGTTTTGATGCTGGTTTTGACGCCAAAATCCATTAA
- a CDS encoding GGDEF domain-containing protein produces MNQLLIDDLQFNQIFRDPLTGLFNQRYMFAFLQWQGCRERSQQLLGLILLNIDWFQRYNNLVGFSIGNFFLQELGSFLQRNIPNSAIACRKGGDEFAVILPETSLEDCRRLAEQLREGAKLLYVDPNYYIHRCTVSAGVAVCFPEPELNWQELIKATDIETDKAKSNGRDRVEGPIQFSMRTESFLEETYSESKEVIIKDASGFLQDLRATELDSWEEYTLLQLNFLNYPVNLLQKTCPITEKIDILVVTSQFESARETVKSIAALNGIDRDTQRQAYWQLQQFAGWTWRYFDTQNIVSERPIKISFDSQNRLHAEGEPAIQFADGYNFYSYHGATLPEEYGKLHPSQLQAQWLLEEDNAELRQVLIQGIGYSRICQELQATKLDSWQEYTLLKIDNKLDVEPIYLLKMTCPSTGHIHALRVPPNMKSAREAIRWVNWGIEPEEFSVQT; encoded by the coding sequence ATGAACCAGCTCCTGATTGATGATTTGCAATTTAACCAAATATTTCGTGACCCGCTCACAGGTTTATTTAATCAGCGTTATATGTTTGCATTCTTGCAATGGCAGGGGTGTCGAGAAAGAAGTCAGCAATTATTAGGTCTAATTCTGCTAAATATCGATTGGTTTCAAAGGTACAACAATTTGGTTGGTTTCTCAATAGGCAATTTCTTCCTGCAAGAATTGGGGAGCTTCTTACAAAGAAATATTCCTAACTCAGCGATAGCCTGCCGCAAAGGAGGTGATGAATTTGCAGTAATTTTGCCAGAAACTTCCCTAGAAGATTGTAGGCGACTAGCCGAGCAACTTAGGGAAGGAGCTAAGCTACTATACGTAGACCCGAATTACTACATTCATCGTTGCACTGTCTCTGCGGGAGTAGCAGTTTGCTTTCCAGAGCCTGAATTAAACTGGCAGGAATTAATTAAAGCAACGGATATTGAGACAGATAAGGCTAAATCCAACGGACGCGATCGCGTGGAAGGTCCCATCCAATTCTCTATGAGAACCGAATCCTTTTTAGAAGAGACTTATTCGGAATCAAAGGAAGTAATAATCAAGGACGCTAGTGGATTTTTACAAGACTTACGAGCTACAGAATTAGATTCTTGGGAGGAATATACTTTACTCCAACTTAATTTCTTGAATTATCCGGTTAACTTGTTACAGAAAACCTGCCCAATTACAGAAAAGATTGATATTTTAGTTGTAACTTCTCAATTTGAATCAGCGAGGGAAACGGTTAAGTCTATTGCTGCCTTGAATGGCATTGATCGAGACACCCAAAGACAAGCCTATTGGCAGTTACAGCAGTTTGCAGGATGGACTTGGCGCTACTTTGATACACAAAATATAGTCAGCGAACGCCCGATAAAAATCTCTTTCGATAGCCAAAATCGCCTCCATGCCGAAGGAGAACCGGCAATCCAATTTGCTGATGGATATAATTTTTACTCCTATCACGGCGCAACATTACCAGAAGAATACGGCAAACTGCACCCAAGTCAGTTGCAGGCGCAATGGCTTTTAGAAGAAGACAACGCTGAGCTGAGGCAAGTATTAATTCAGGGAATTGGCTATAGTCGAATCTGCCAAGAATTACAAGCAACTAAATTAGATTCTTGGCAAGAATATACCTTATTAAAAATAGATAATAAGCTCGATGTAGAGCCAATATATTTATTAAAAATGACTTGCCCCAGTACCGGACACATTCACGCCTTGCGCGTTCCGCCTAATATGAAATCGGCGCGTGAAGCAATTCGCTGGGTGAATTGGGGAATCGAGCCTGAAGAATTTTCTGTACAAACCTAA
- a CDS encoding pentapeptide repeat-containing protein, with protein MIFRQLAAFLLTIVLVIWAFPAQAGYYPPPLSYSNAELKAKDFSGQILQVAEFSNANMELANFEGADLKGAIFSASVMTNANLHGADLTNAMVDQVKLNGADLSDAVLVESILLRTIFDGVNIAGADFTDAILDGAQKKELCIKASGVNSKTGIATRESLGCR; from the coding sequence ATGATCTTTCGGCAACTCGCTGCGTTCCTACTAACAATCGTTCTCGTTATCTGGGCATTCCCAGCCCAAGCAGGATACTACCCGCCTCCCTTGTCCTATAGCAATGCCGAACTGAAAGCCAAAGATTTCTCCGGTCAAATTTTGCAAGTGGCTGAGTTTTCCAATGCCAATATGGAACTCGCTAACTTTGAGGGGGCGGACTTAAAAGGAGCGATTTTTAGTGCATCGGTGATGACGAATGCTAATTTACACGGGGCAGATTTAACCAATGCAATGGTCGATCAGGTAAAACTCAACGGCGCGGATTTAAGCGATGCCGTTTTGGTCGAAAGTATCCTGTTGCGTACTATATTTGACGGTGTCAATATCGCTGGTGCCGACTTCACCGATGCAATTTTAGATGGGGCGCAAAAAAAAGAACTCTGTATTAAAGCATCTGGTGTAAATTCTAAAACTGGTATCGCAACTCGTGAGTCTTTGGGGTGTCGATGA
- a CDS encoding Uma2 family endonuclease, giving the protein MVQSSWATVTDEELMLISSKNPDLQFERNADGSLVIMPPTGGISGNRELKAGAYLLNWVETHDLGDVFGPSTGFKLANTAIKSPDAAFVAKGRLAEDWDRQEDRFLNLAPDFVIEIRSKSDSLETLQAKMREYIDNGVRLGWLFDRQNQQAWVYRPDGSVTQYPATAVLSGEDVVPGFTLPVRSLL; this is encoded by the coding sequence ATGGTACAGTCTTCTTGGGCTACTGTAACTGATGAAGAATTGATGCTCATCAGTTCTAAAAATCCAGATTTACAATTTGAGCGGAACGCTGACGGGTCATTGGTAATTATGCCGCCAACTGGAGGAATTTCTGGGAATCGAGAACTCAAAGCAGGAGCCTATCTGCTGAATTGGGTGGAAACTCACGATTTAGGAGATGTTTTTGGTCCCAGTACGGGGTTCAAGTTAGCAAATACAGCGATTAAATCGCCGGATGCTGCTTTTGTTGCTAAAGGACGCTTGGCAGAAGATTGGGATCGGCAAGAAGATAGGTTTTTAAATTTGGCTCCCGATTTTGTTATCGAAATTCGTTCTAAATCTGATAGTTTAGAAACGCTCCAGGCAAAGATGCGCGAGTATATCGATAACGGAGTACGTTTGGGATGGTTGTTTGACCGTCAAAATCAGCAAGCTTGGGTGTATCGTCCAGATGGCTCAGTTACCCAATATCCCGCTACAGCGGTTTTGAGTGGTGAGGATGTGGTGCCTGGATTTACGTTACCTGTGCGGAGTTTGCTGTAA
- a CDS encoding phage holin family protein translates to MPYFLVTWLLTAIALMITAYIVPGFTVTNFLAALVAAIVLGLVNAIVKPLLVILTLPLTLVTLGLFLFVINAITILIAGAITPGFSIAGFGQALIGSIVLSLVASGLNFLFNREAE, encoded by the coding sequence ATGCCATACTTTTTGGTGACTTGGCTGCTTACAGCGATCGCGCTAATGATTACTGCATACATTGTCCCCGGCTTTACAGTCACAAATTTTCTGGCTGCGCTGGTTGCTGCGATTGTTTTGGGCTTAGTGAATGCAATTGTCAAACCCCTTTTGGTAATTTTGACATTGCCGCTGACGCTCGTGACCCTAGGGTTGTTTCTGTTTGTGATTAACGCCATCACAATTTTGATTGCTGGAGCGATTACTCCCGGTTTTAGTATCGCTGGTTTTGGGCAGGCTTTGATAGGTTCAATCGTTCTGAGTCTAGTGGCTAGTGGGCTAAACTTTTTGTTCAACAGAGAAGCCGAATAA
- a CDS encoding NAD(P)H-quinone oxidoreductase subunit N: MSFAELAAQLNVGTIWPEGILIVTLLAVLVVDLIIGRSSSRFTPYIAIAGLLASIVALYYQWGNTNTIGFLGSFNGDAMSVVFRGIVALSTAVTILMSIRYVEQSGTSLAEFIGIMLSATIGGMILCGADELVTIFVALETLSISSYLMTGYMKRDPRSNEAALKYLLIGASSTAIFLYGVSLLYGLSGGETKLSAIATGISSANADLSLGLLIALVFAIAGIGFKIAAVPFHQWTPDVYEGSPTPVVAFLSVGSKAAGFALAIRLMVTAFPLVTQEWHFVFTALAVLSMILGNVVALTQTSMKRLLAYSSIAQAGFVMIGLITGTEEGYASMVFYMLVYLFMNLGGFACVILFTLRTGTDQISEYAGLYQKDPLLTLCLSICLLSLGGIPPLAGFFGKIYLFWAGWQAGVYGLVLLGLLTSVVSIYYYIRVVKMMVVKEPQEMSDAVKNYPEIRWNISGMRPLQVTLVVSLVVTSLAGILSNPLFTLANNSIIRTPMLQASVHNTVATQDLAPLESMLPAADSVSQIQPQLDSSAKI; encoded by the coding sequence ATGAGTTTTGCTGAACTTGCAGCCCAGTTGAATGTTGGGACAATCTGGCCTGAGGGGATTTTAATTGTCACCCTTTTGGCAGTTCTCGTCGTTGACTTGATTATCGGACGGTCGTCCTCGCGCTTCACCCCCTATATCGCGATCGCGGGTCTACTCGCCTCTATCGTCGCCTTGTACTATCAATGGGGGAACACGAACACCATCGGCTTCTTGGGTAGCTTCAACGGCGATGCCATGAGCGTCGTCTTTCGCGGCATCGTTGCCTTGTCTACCGCCGTCACCATTTTGATGTCGATCCGCTACGTAGAGCAAAGCGGCACCTCCCTGGCAGAATTTATTGGGATTATGCTCAGCGCCACCATTGGGGGAATGATTCTGTGTGGTGCAGATGAGTTGGTGACGATTTTTGTCGCCTTAGAAACCCTCAGTATCTCGTCCTACCTGATGACGGGATACATGAAGCGCGACCCCCGTTCCAATGAAGCAGCGTTAAAATACCTGCTGATTGGCGCTTCGAGTACAGCAATTTTCCTCTACGGTGTCTCGCTGCTGTACGGACTATCGGGAGGAGAAACGAAGTTGAGCGCGATCGCTACTGGCATTTCCAGCGCGAACGCTGACTTATCCTTAGGACTGCTGATTGCATTAGTCTTTGCGATCGCCGGGATTGGCTTCAAAATTGCCGCCGTTCCCTTCCACCAATGGACACCCGACGTTTACGAAGGTTCGCCAACACCTGTTGTAGCCTTCCTCTCCGTCGGTTCAAAAGCCGCTGGATTTGCCCTCGCCATCCGCCTAATGGTGACAGCTTTCCCCCTCGTCACTCAAGAGTGGCATTTTGTCTTCACCGCCCTTGCAGTCTTGAGCATGATACTGGGTAACGTCGTTGCTCTTACCCAAACCAGCATGAAACGTCTGCTGGCTTACTCTTCCATTGCCCAAGCTGGATTCGTCATGATCGGTTTGATTACCGGCACCGAAGAAGGTTATGCCAGCATGGTGTTTTATATGCTGGTTTACCTGTTCATGAACTTGGGAGGCTTCGCCTGCGTGATTCTGTTCACCCTGCGAACGGGTACGGATCAAATTAGCGAATACGCGGGGCTGTATCAAAAAGACCCGCTTCTGACCTTGTGCTTGAGTATTTGTCTGCTGTCCTTGGGAGGGATTCCGCCCTTGGCTGGCTTCTTCGGAAAAATCTACCTGTTCTGGGCAGGTTGGCAGGCGGGTGTTTACGGCTTAGTCTTACTAGGGTTGCTCACGAGCGTCGTCTCGATTTACTACTACATCCGTGTCGTCAAGATGATGGTGGTAAAAGAACCCCAAGAAATGTCTGACGCCGTGAAGAATTATCCAGAAATTCGCTGGAATATATCGGGAATGCGTCCTTTGCAAGTGACTTTAGTGGTGTCGTTAGTGGTGACATCCTTGGCAGGGATTTTGTCTAACCCGTTGTTTACCCTGGCGAATAATTCAATTATCCGCACGCCAATGCTGCAAGCATCGGTGCATAACACAGTAGCGACGCAAGACCTTGCTCCCTTAGAATCTATGCTTCCTGCGGCTGACTCGGTTAGTCAAATTCAACCTCAGCTTGATTCCAGCGCCAAGATTTAA